From a region of the Cervus canadensis isolate Bull #8, Minnesota chromosome 33, ASM1932006v1, whole genome shotgun sequence genome:
- the PRR18 gene encoding proline-rich protein 18, producing MPFPPAPPPPPTPAPGVPAARPPPRKPGAPRKAAAPACAPPGPSPPAAAAEKKRRPPERPPGPLSSSWPSATLKRPPARRAPGPASPRAPAPCAPRPAGSGDGPAGTAASGARTAASGAGPDAALRFSLSLTPEAVLVIQRRHLERQLLARPRRAPPADAGRPAAPCPRAAGLGRRPAPPPPPAPGPRPADLRSLLKVSLLNERHKYDDVEYEEEAAAADEGLVRKCTEWLRGVESAAAARDRPGPLDALPHLSSL from the coding sequence ATGCCGTTcccgcccgcgccgccgccgccgcccaccCCGGCCCCGGGGGTCCCCGCCGCGCGCCCGCCGCCCCGGAAGCCCGGGGCCCCACGCAAGGCGGCGGCGCCCGCCTGCGCCCCGCCCGGACCCTCGCCGCCCGCCGCGGCCGCCGAGAAGAAGAGGCGGCCTCCCGAGCGGCCCCCGGGGCCGCTGTCCAGCTCCTGGCCCTCCGCCACCCTGAAGCGGCCTCCGGCCCGCCGCGCCCCCGGCCCGGCCTCCCCGCGCGCCCCGGCCCCGTGCGCGCCCCGGCCGGCCGGCTCCGGCGACGGCCCCGCGGGGACCGCGGCCTCGGGGGCGCGGACAGCCGCCTCGGGCGCCGGGCCCGACGCCGCCCTGCGCTTCTCGCTGAGCCTCACGCCCGAGGCCGTGCTGGTCATCCAGCGGCGCCACCTGGAGAGGCAGCTGCTGGCGCGGCCCCGGCGGGCGCCCCCCGCCGACGCCGGGCGCCCGGCCGCCCCCTGCCCCCGGGCCGCGGGCCTCGGCCGCCGCCCCGCGCctccgccgccgcccgcccccggcccgcggCCTGCCGACCTGCGCTCGCTGCTCAAGGTGTCGCTGCTCAACGAGCGGCACAAGTACGACGACGTGGAGTacgaggaggaggcggcggccgcCGACGAGGGCCTGGTGCGCAAGTGCACCGAGTGGCTGCGCGGCGTGGAGTCGGCGGCCGCTGCGCGCGACCGGCCGGGGCCCCTGGACGCGCTGCCGCACCTGAGCTCGCTGTGA